A stretch of Ipomoea triloba cultivar NCNSP0323 chromosome 11, ASM357664v1 DNA encodes these proteins:
- the LOC115996074 gene encoding kunitz trypsin inhibitor 5-like: METPFLFLSLFLFSAWLCEAAQTPPAVLDTDGKAVKGGVKYYVVPVQPKQGGGLDLASTGNETCPKSVVQVAPKVAGNSVSFFPAVNPNGAVRNGTDLNVVFSGSNTGCPESTVWQIAHDAENVDVVQYVLSGGDKGNPSSSTARSWFMIMKTKNGYKFKFCPVSLCDCNPVCLDIGIKVENRHRRLVLGNSLPLLEVNFKKA, encoded by the coding sequence ATGGAGACTCCATTTTTATTcttatctctctttctcttctcaGCCTGGCTTTGCGAGGCAGCTCAGACACCCCCCGCGGTGCTCGATACCGACGGGAAGGCCGTCAAAGGCGGTGTGAAGTACTACGTTGTCCCAGTGCAGCCGAAACAGGGAGGAGGGCTCGATCTAGCCTCCACCGGCAACGAGACCTGCCCGAAGAGCGTGGTCCAAGTCGCCCCAAAAGTGGCGGGCAACTCGGTATCGTTCTTCCCCGCTGTGAACCCAAACGGCGCAGTTCGCAATGGGACAGATCTCAACGTCGTGTTCTCTGGCTCAAACACAGGATGCCCGGAGTCTACTGTCTGGCAAATCGCACACGATGCGGAAAACGTTGACGTTGTTCAGTACGTGTTGAGCGGTGGAGATAAGGGAAACCCGAGCTCTTCCACGGCGAGAAGCTGGTTCATGATTATGAAGACCAAGAATGGTTACAAGTTTAAGTTTTGTCCGGTGTCGTTGTGCGACTGCAACCCTGTTTGCCTAGATATTGGCATTAAGGTCGAGAACAGACACAGGCGTTTGGTACTAGGCAATTCCCTTCCCCTTTTGGAGGTCAACTTTAAGAAGGCTTAA